A segment of the Streptomyces sp. P9-A2 genome:
CGGAGCGCACGTCCTCGAACGCGGGGAAGACGGCCGCGATGTCGTCCTCGCTCCCGCCCAGCGGGCGCAGCACCAGCATGCCGGCGGCGCTCTCGGGCAGCACCACCCACTCCCGGCCACGGGCGGCGACCAGCGAGCCGGCTGTGTACGTGGGGCTCATGAGATCTCTCAGTTCCTGAAGGTCGAGAAGTCGGGAAGGGGCGAGGCGGTCAACGGAGATGGAAGTAGGCGGCGTTATGGTCGACGATGGCGTCCCAGTCCGCGTCCGACGGGAAGCGCAGGACGTCCCAGCCGGCCTCCTCCAGGCGGTAGCCGGCCTCGATGCCGCGGGTGGAGTCGGCCGGGTGGCCGGGGACGTCGACGAACACGGCGAGGTCGGCGCCGTCCAGGCGGAAGACCAGGTCGGGACGGGCGTCCGCCCCGCCGACGAAGGCGTCGACCTCGTCCGGCAGCCGGTAGCCCTTCGCCCTGAGCCAGCCGAGCAGGTCCCCCTGCGCGACGAGGGCCGCCAGGTCCGTCTTCACCGGGGTCGGCGACGGCACCGGGACGCTCGCGGACGCGGCCGGCGGCGCGGTGTTCGTGTCGCCGACCGCCGGGGCGAGCCTGCGGAACCGCTCGCTGCGGGACTCGCCGCGATCCTCCCGCTCGGTGCGGGCGCCGGCCAGCCGCAGCAGCAGCGGGCGGGCGGCGTGCCGGCTCAACTGGCGGTGGTGCGTCTGGTTGGCATACGTCAGCAGGCAGGCGTAGCAGCCGCGGGCGCACTTCTCGCCGTCCGCCGGACCGCCCTCGTCCTCGCCGGTGTCCGGGTCGAAGTGGCAGATCTCCAGGGCGGTCCGGGCGGCCCTGGCGAGAGCGTCCCTGTCGTGCTGGATCCGGCGCAGCACACCGGCGCCGCCCTCGGCGGCCTCCGTGAACAGCATGCGGCGGCGCGGGCCGTCGTCCGGCGGCAGCAGTTCCGCGGTCAGCTCGGAGTCCTCCAGCTCGAACGCCGCCTCGATGCCCCGCTCCAGCGCGTACAGGAACGACCACGCCACCGGCTCGGGCTCCGGCTCGTCGAGGGTGAGCACGAGGATGTTGCGGCGGTCCTCCACGTACGGCAGGACGCGCTTCTTGCGGCGCTTCTCGTTGCCGTCCTCGTCGACCACCGGCATGCCGGTGCCCTCGATGGCGTCCGCGGCGGCCCGGTCGTTGAGCCAGCGGCCGTCGCCCAGGTCCAGCCAGTAGCCGTCCGGCTCGCCCTCCTTGTCGCGGACGCGGCCCAGGTTGGTGATGCGGACGGTCGCCGAGTCGCCGTAGTCCAGGTCGAGGACGGGCCCGCCGCCGGCGTCGGTGACGTGCGAGGTGAGGCGTCCCTTGCGGGCGCCGTGGTCCTGGAACGCGTACGAGGTCTCCAGGCGGAAACCGGCCCGGCGGCGCTCCTCCTCGTCGGAGGAGATCCGCTCGCGCGGCGTGGTGTACACGGTGTGCAGGTGGAGCAGGCCGGTGCGCTTGCCCCTCAGCTGCTCGCCGCACATCGCGCAGACGTCGGAGCCGACCTTGACGTCGTAGTGGTAGCCGCAGCCGTCGCAGCGCCTGGCCTCCGCCGTCGCCAGGTCGCCCGAGGTGTCCGGCGGCAACTGCACCCGGGTGACCTGGTAGCGGGCGCCCTCGTGGTAGATGAGCGCACCGGGCCCGAACTCGCGGATCGCGAGGAACCGGGGACGCTGCAGGTAGTCCCCGTCGGCGTTGCGGCGGTTGCCGGAGCGCGGGATGTACGCGGCCAGCGGCAGCCGCGGGAAGTTGTAGCCGGGCAGGAACCCCTCGGACGCCAGATAGCGGTACGGATTGAAGTCGCTCATCACCGACTTGTTTTCGGCGGAGCGGTTCAGCAGCAGGTTCGTCTGCGTCTCGGCCTCCCGGCGGCGGGTGCGCGCCCGGACCTGCTCACCGGGGGAGAGGGTGTGGTCGACGACCCGCTTGTTCTGCTCGTACTGGTCGATGACGGCGGCCCGGAACAGCTCGCGCCACCGGTCGAAGGAGGCGTCGAACTCCTTCGGGGCCCGCTCGATCCGGTCCTCGATCCACTCGTCGTACCACCAGGTGGTCGACTCGAAGTCCGCGATCAGCGGGGCGAGGACGGTACGGGCGGCGGCGGCCGCGCGCCTGCGGGCGTCCTCGTCCCAGGACCTGTCACTGATGTCGGAGAGGAGCGGCAGCTCCATCCGCGGATCGGGGCGGTCCTCGCCCTCGGGGTCGTAGGCGACGTCGATGACGTCCGGGATCGCGGTGCCGAGCTTCATCTCGGTCTCCGCCAGCCAGATGCCCTGCAGGTGGGAGCGGACCAGGTCCTCGTTGGCGAGGTCCAGGCGCGGCGGGGCCACCTGCCCCGACACCATGTCCTGGGAGCGGCGGAAGTAGTACTGGTCGTGGCTGTTGCCCGTCGCGCAGTACGTGGTCACCAGCGCGGGCTGGCCCGAGCGGCCCGCCCGGCCTGAGCGCTGCGCGTAGTTCGCCGGGGTCGGCGGCACGTTGCGCATCATCACCGCGTTGAGCGAGGAGATGTCCACGCCCAGCTCCATCGTCGGCGAGCAGTACAGCAGGGGCAGTTCGGCCTTGCGGAACTGCCTCTCGCGCTCCAGCCGGTCCTCCGGGGTGACCTGCGCGGTGTGCTCCCGCGCGAACAGGCCGGCCAGCTCGGCGGCCGCGGTGCGGTACAGGTCGCGGAAGAACGGGTTGACGCGCGGGCCCTCGCCGCTGCTGTAGGTGCGCGCCAGCGGATCGACCGCGCCCCGCTCACCGTTGCCGGCCCGCCAGATCAGGGCGGCGGCCGACACCCGGTAGCCGGTGCGCTTCTGCGCCGCGCGGCGGCGGAAGGCCGGACCGGAGTGCTCGGGGACCGCCTCCACCTCGCGCACCAGGTCCGCGTCCCGCAGCACCTTCAGCAGGTCCTCGATGACGCCCTGGACGTCGTCCAGGGAAACGGAGGCCTCGCGCAGCTCGGGCATGTTCCGCCGCAGGTACTTGCCGAACTTGCCGCGCGCCGACAGGAACAGCGCGGAGCGCTCCATACCCGGCCGTGAGCCGTACGGGTAGGCGGTACCGACGTCCGGCCGGTCGCTGTCACCCAGCACCCACGGCCCGGTGAGGCGCTCCTCGCTCGCCCGCTGCAGGGTGTCGAAGTCGTCGCGGAAGTACTGCACGTCGATGGCGAGGGCGCGCCGCATGAAGTCGAGCAGCGTACGGGCGACCTCCTCGCGCAGCGCCGGGTCGGCGTCGCGCAGCACGGCGTGGGCCGACTGCCAGCGCTCGGGCCGGGCGGCGAGCCAGTCCAGGTCCTCGTAGTCGATCCGCAGCAGCCCCGTCTGCTCCAGGTTCGGCATCGTGATGCGCCAGCCGCGCTCCAGGTCGCGGTAGAGGCGGTACCCGACGACGTCCCGGAAGACCTTCGTCGCCCGGCGTTCCATGGACGGGGGCAGGTCCGTACCCACCGCGTACTCGCGGGGCGCGAGGCCCATCACCCCGGTGACGGCCTCGGCGAGGTCGTCGTGGCGCAGCCCCTCCTCGCCCGCCCGCACCGCGGCCTGGTGGAGGGCGCCGCGCAACTGGGTCACCTGGGCGAAGTCGTTGAAGTGCCCGGCCTGCAGTGAGGCGTCCTGCCGGTTGTCGACGAAGGTGAGGAGCTTGCGCGCCTCCTTGCCCAGGCTCTCCTCGGGCACCGCCCGCAGGGATTTCATGATCGACGCGGAGATCAGCGAGGTCGCCGAGGAGCGTCCCTCCTGGTCCAGGGTGGCCAGTTTCGCGAAGTCCCGGCCGCGGGTCTGCTCGTAGGAGACCTGGCAGTGCGTGCAGAACAGGAACGGCGCCGGGACGAACGCCGCCACCAGGCCCTCGCCGGACTCGTCGCCGTGGGCGTCCACGACGACGCGCTTGGGCACCCGGGGCCGGTAGGACTTCTTGACGACCATCACGCCCTGCGCGTCCGGCTCGAGCCACGACTCCGGCAGCCGCCGGTCGTCCACGGCCTTCTGCGGATCGGCCGGCCACTCGTAGTCCTGCCCCGGCATGCCCAGGTACAGGTAGCCCTCGCCGTCGCGGCCCCCGGAGGCGGAGGTGTCCCGGCGAGGCTCGTAACGGAACGCGCCGCCCTCCTCGGTGCGCCAGACGGTCAGGTACTCCTGGCCGCACTCGCGGCAGAACGCCAGCGGGAACAGCGGCTTGCCGCCGCTGCCCGGCTGCTCCAGCTGGTAGGTGCGGGTCAGCGGCCGGGTGAGCGGATCCTCCAGCGTCGTGTAGACGGTGTCGCCCTTGGAGAGGAACTGGTGCAGCCGGAACGCGAACAGCGGCCGTTCCGTCCTCGGGTTCTTGGCCTGCGCACCCGCCTCCAGGGTCGTCCGGATCGCCTCGCGCACGCTCTCCTCGGCCACCCCGGACTCGGCGGCCAGCTCGGCCGCCGCCTCCTCGACGGTGCCCGGGGCACAGCGGCGCAGCCGCCCCGTACCCTCCTCGTGCTCCAGACCGAACCGGGACTCCACCCAGCGGGCCAGCGAGTCCTTCGTCAGCGCCTCGTACGAGCGGGGCGCCGCCGGTACCCGCAGCCGCTCGGCGGGCACGGTCGCCGGTGCCTCGTCGGTCGCCCGGACCAGGGTCTCGCCGATGACCCGCTTCGGCAGCACCGTCGTACCGAACAGCCGCCCCGCGACCTTGGCCACCTCGCGCTGCTGGTCCTCCCAGGAACCTTCGGTGGACATGGTCGCCGAGGTGCCGATGCACTGGAGGGACGCCGAGGCCCGGCAGGCCTCGCGGACCCGGCGGATCAGGAACGCCACGTCCGCGCCCTGCCGGCCCCGGTAGGTGTGCAGCTCGTCGAAGACGAGGAACCGCAGCCCCTCGGCCATGCGGATCAGGCTGGACCGGTCGTCCGGCCGGGTCAGCATCAGCTCCAGCATCACGTAGTTGGTCAGCAGGATGTCCGGGGGATTCTTGCGCAGCTCACGGCGCTCCTCGGTGGACTCCTGGCCGGTGTAGCGGGCGAAGGTGACCGGCTCGCGGCCCTTGCCGAAACCGTGGCGCAGGTACTTCTCCAGCTCCCCGAGCTGCGAGTTGGCCAGCGCGTTCATCGGGTAGACGACGATCGCGCGCACCCGGCCCCCCGCGTCCGGGCCCGCCGCCTGACGCTTCTTCAGCACCCGGTCCACGATCGGCACGATGTACGCCAGCGACTTGCCGGAACCGGTGCCGGTCGTCAGCACGTAGGAGTCGCCCGCCTGCGCGGCCTCGATCGCCTGCCGCTGGTGGAGGTGGAAGGTCAGCGGCCGGCCGTCCGGGCGCGGCGACGTCTCCTTCTTGTCGGCCTGGAAGATCTCCGCGCACCTGGGGTGCAGCACTCCGTCCCGCACGAGGTCGGTCACCTGGCCGCCGTCGGCGAAGAACGGGTTCAGCGACAGCCACGGGTCGGGCCACTGCGACTTCGCCGCCAGGTCGTCCTCGACGAAGCCGGTGATCCGGGCGTCCCGGATCACCGTCCCGCTCTTGGTGAAGCTCTCGTACTCACCGATCAGGTCGGCGTGGATGCCGAAGACGTCCATCGCGTCGGGCAGGCGCGGCTCCCTGCGCGGCACGGGTGCCGGCGCGGCCGGGGCACGCTCCGGGAGCAGGGCGCGCAGCCGCGCCACCGGGTCCATCACCCGCCAGTGCGGAGCCAGCAGGGTGGCCGTGTCGTCCGGCGCGAGCGCGAGCGGGACCAGTACCTCACGGACCACGGCGGCGTTGTCGGGCCGCAGTTCGGCGTCCTTCTCCAGAAGGCGCTCCACCAGCCGGACCAGCCCGGCGGGCAGGTCCGGGCGCACCAGGGTCAACTGGGGCGGCTGCTCGTGCTGGTGCTGTTCGGAGAGCTCGAAGGGGGTCCGGGCGGAGAACGGCGGGCGTCCTATCAGCAGCTCGTACAGGATGCAGCCGAGCGCGTAGAGGTCGGCCGGGGCGGAGACCCGTTCGGCGCGGAACTGCTCGGGTGCCATGTAGCGGGCCGTGCCGAGGCTGGCGCCGGTGCTGGTCAGCCGCGTCTGGTCGGGGTCGTCGACGATCGAGCCCATGCCGAAGTCGAGGATCTTGACGGTGCCGTCGCCGGTCAGCATCACATTGGCCGGCTTCAGATCGCGGTGGACGACCCCGGCGGTGTGCGCGGCGGTGAGCCCGGCGGCGATCTGCGCCCCGATCGCGGCGACCCAGGAGACCGGGAGCTGGGGCTCCTCGTCGATGAGGTCCGCGAGCGGATGGCCGTCCAGCAGCTCCATGGCCAGGTAGGGGAGGCCGCTGGCGCCTGGGGCATCATCCACACCGCCGTCGATCAGCAGGGTGAGGTTGGGGTGGCCCTGGGAGAGCATGCGCATGATCCGCACTTCGCGGCGGAAACGGTCGATCTCCTTGCCGGACCCCGAGGTGTCGACCGCGACCCCGGTCCGGCCGCGCAGCACGGTCTTGACCGCGACCTGGCGGTGCGGGGAGTCCGGGGCCGCCTGAAGGTCTTCGGCCCGATGCACCTCGCCCATGTTCCCGCGCCCCACGACCCCCGTGATCCGAAACCGTCCGTCGACCGTCTCCAGGCCCACCGGCCCTCCCCCTGTTCGCCCGTCGCGTGCAAGATGGGTACATCTTGCACGGAGCGTATACCTTCGCCCTCCAAGGAGGGAGGCGTCTTCACGTTTACGTTGTCAACGGGTTATGGCTTTTGTGAATTCTTGGATGGTCGACGGGGGCGTTCGTGTCCGTGGTGACGAGGATGGTCACCGCTTGGTCACCGCTTGGTCCCGCACACCAAACGGCTGACCGGGATGGGGGTTCTGGTCGGCTCGCACGAACCGCACCGACCGAAGCCCGGGGGAGGCACCGGCGACTTCTGCTGGACGGAGGCGCTGGACCTCCTGGAACCCGGGCTGGCCGCGTAGCGCGCCGCGATCGGACCGGCCTCTTGCCGTCCGTCCAGGCCGAGGCCTGTATCAACGCACGTCGGCGGGAGAGCCGACGGCCCGTCCCCCAGACGGACCGGAAGAGGACAGTGGAGCCCGGCCGCAGTCTGCGGCCGCTGTCTCGGCTCCGATGACTCCGACGGATCTGTCTTCCGGCTGGTCGAGAGCGCATGAGCGATTCGGTGGGAGAGGCACGGAGTGAACCAGGTGCCGGGCGGGACCGAGCAGGAACCCGGGCGGGGCAGTCCTCTGAAGTCCTGTCGGTAACCGTGCCGGCCGCCGGTGGCTCCGTGCCACGGAGCAGGCAGCGAGGGGACCGGCTCTGAGGGCGACGGTGTGCAGTTCGGTGGTCCCGAGGGAGGGTGACACGAGGAACGGCAGAGCCGCGAACGCCCACCGGGAGCGAGGGCAGCCGGTCTCGCCTCTTCGGGCAATCATCGTGCCCCGTAGCTTCCTGACTCGGCGCCATTGCTGCGTTTAACGTCCGGGAGTGAGCCTATGGACTTCTCTTGAGCCGGCGTCGACGACGGTGGATCCCGGTGGTAGTGCGACGGTGCGGTTGCGGGTGCGCAACACCGGTGACGTGGTGGACGAGTACCGGTTCGAGCCGGTGGGTGATCTCGCGCCGTGGGCGCGGGTGGAGCCGCAGTCGTTGCGGTTGTATCCGGGGACGACGGGGACGGTGGAGGTGTCGTTCGCTCCGCCGCGTACGTCGGACGCGGCGGCGGGTCCGCATCCGTATGCGGTGCGGATCACGCCGACGGAGCATCCGGAGGCGACGACCGTTCCCGAGGGGAATGTGACGGTCACGCCGTTCACGGAGGTGCGAGCGGAGTTGGTTCCGCCGGTGGTGAAGGGGCGGTTGCGGGGGCGTCCGAAGCTGGCGGTGGACAATCTCGGTAATACGAGGGTGACCGCGTCGCTCAGTGGCAGTGACAACGGTGATCAGTTGTCGTTCGATCTGGATCCGGGCAATGTGCAGATCGAGCCGGGGCGGGCGGTGTTCGTCAAGGCGCGGTTGAAGCCGCGGGAGATCATCTGGTTCGGTTCGAAGCAGGAGCGTCCGTACGCGTTGGCGGTGCAGCGTTCGGGGGTGGATCCGCAGAGCGTGGACGGGACGTTCGTCCAGCGCGGTTTCCTGCCCGGATGGCTGGCGTCGATGATGGGGCTGTTCCTGGCGCTGGCGATCGCGTTCGTCGTGATCTGGCTGTCCTACAAGCCCGACGTCCGCTCCCTGGCCACCGAAAGGCTCCAGGAAGCCGGCACCAGCACGCTGCCGCCGCCCGCTCTCTCACCGGCCCCCGAGGCGCCGAAGGCCCCGGCCGCCGGCGTCACGGCACCCCCGGCCGTGACCGAGACACAGCAGGCCGGCGGAGAAGGAGAAGGAGCCGGAGCCGGAGAAGGAGAAGGAGAAGGAGCCGGGGCGGGGGGTGGTGGTTCCGAGGAGAAGGAGACCAGCGCACCGGAGAGGACCGCAGCGATCGCCGTCCAGCAACTGGCCGCGGAGGATCCGAGCGGACGGCACATCTGCTACCGGGTCTATGTGGCGGGCCAGGGCTGGAGCGACGCCGTGTGCGACGGCGAAACAGCCGGCACAGCGGGCTCGGGGAAGCCGATCAAGGCCGTCAACACCGCCGTGTCCGGAACCAAGGGCACAGCCGGCGGCGCCTTCGTCCCCGACCCCGCGTCGACCAAGGGCGAGGGGCACTACCCCGATCCGTGGCCGAATGCCGCCGACGGCATCGACAACTACGTCGGCAGTACCGAGGAGGGCGCCCCGGACATGATGGGGTTCAGCATCAGCGTCGACAGTGGCGGCGGCACCGTCTGCCAGTCCGTCTACGTCCACAACGACGCCTGGCTCGGCCTGGAATGCGACGAGCCCGGGGTCGGGTACAAGTTCACCTACGCCGGCACCCGCGACAACGACTTGTGGATCGAAGCGGTCAAGCTCACGGTGTGATCCGAACGGTCCACCGGCCACTGCCGGACGAAGTGGCTCCAGCAGGTGAAACAGGTCGCACCGGGGCCGGCCCACCATGTGCCTTCCAAGGTTGAACCGTTCGTCCACTGGGGCCGGTTGCACGCCGACTGCTTCCTTCTCGGGGAGCAGACACCGCCAGGCGGTGTACGCGAGGGGGAAGGACCCCGAGCATTCCACCGTGGAGCCCTTCCGCACCACCCGGCGGGACGTCATCCCGTTGGTCGCTTCGTTCACCCCGGGAACGATCCGTGCGGTGGACGGTGGTGGCGCCCGGAAGGAAAGGGATTGCCTCGGGGCCGGAGCTCACGTTGGCTGGGCGGCATGGCTGAACTGCGTACCGATCACCTCGTCCTGCGCCGGTGGCGTGACTCCGACCTCGAACCGTGGGCGGCGATGAACGCCGATCCCGAGGTTCGGGAGCACTTGGGCGACCTGCTCACCCGCGAGCAGAGCGATGCCTCCGTGACGCGGTTCCGGGCCGAGTTCGACCGGCGAGGCTACGGATGGTGGGCGGTCGAGGTGCAGGCCACGGGCGAGTTCATCGGCTTCGCGGGCTTGGACGAAGTGGACGACGACATACCGTTCACGGGAGTGGAGATCGGCTGGCGGCTCGCCCGTTCGGCCTGGGGCCACGGGTACGCCACCGAGGCCGCGCTGACCGTCCTGGCCCATGGCTTCGACACTCTTGGGCTTCCCGAGATCCTCGCTGTCACCACAGCCGCCAACCTCCGTTCGCAGGCGGTGATGCGCCGGATCGGCATGACCCGAAACCCGGCCGACGACTTCGACGACCCCACCGAGCCCGAAGGGCCACTGCGTCCGAACGTGGTGTACCGCATCGCCCGTGGTGCGAGGAGCTGACGTTCTCCCCTGGGGTGGTTCGAGCAGGCTGCGGGTGTGAGAGGGCTCCGCCCGGCGCAGGCAGCGGTGCGGGGCCCGGGTCTGTGCCGGATGGCTGAGACGGGGAAGTCGGCCACGGCCGTGCTGCTCTTCGCCGTCCCGTCCCGTTGGTGAGGGCGAGTTCGGCGGTGGTGGGCGTCAAGGTCTCGTTGCGGCCGAAGACGTACGGGCGGCCCGGGACGTCCAGTCGGCGCGGCACCTTTTCTCGCACGGCATCACCGGCTCGCGGGATTCCGTGACCCGGCCGTGCCCGGTGCTCTTCACAGCCTTTGGGGAACGGGTGCCCCGGCTTCGTCCATATCGTGCCAACTGCGCACGGCGCGCTGAAGGTTGAAGGTGCAAGGACCTGCTTAGGGTGAACTTCACCCGATGAGGATCATGCCGGTGCGGAGCTGAAGTGCCGCGTCCGGCAGCAACACAGTGTGAAGGACGGCATGAAGATAGGTTTCGCCCTCCCCCAGTTCCACCACCAGGCGTACGGCGTCGCCCGGACGGGCACGTTCGCCGCGGCGATCGAGGAGGCCGGGGGTGCCAGCCTGTGGGTGGGGGACCGCAACCTGGCCGCGGTCCGTCCCGTCGTGGGATACGGAGGGCAGGGTGACACCATCCCGGAGGAACTGAACCCCGCGGCGGACCCGTTCGTCCTCCTCGGCGTCGCCGCCGCCGCGACCAGCCGGGTGCTGCTGGGCTCCCACGTCCTCGTCGCCCCGCTCTACCCGCCCGTCCAGCTGGCCCGGTCGCTGACGACGATCGACCTGATCAGCGGCGGACGCCTGCTGCCCGGCTTCGGGGTCGGCTGGTCCCCCGAGGAATACCAGGCGGCCGGCCTGGACTTCACCCGCCGCGGTGCCCGCATGGAGGAACTGCTCGACGCCCTCGACGCCATCTGGACCACCGACCCGGCACAGTACGAGGGCGCGCAGCTCTCCGTGCCCGAGCACCACTCGCCGCTGAAGCCGGCGCGTCAGCCGCGTCCGCCCTTCTACCTGGGAGCGATGTCCGAGCGCGCACTGCGCCGTGTCGCCCGACGCGGTGACGGCTGGCTGCCGCTGATCGTCGTCCCCGGTTACGTCGACATCGACGGGCTCGTCGCGCAGCGCTCGCAGCTGGACGAACTGGCCCGGCAGGCCGGCCGTGATCCCCAGGCGATCGACACCGTGCTGCGGGTGAACATCGACGCCGGCACGAGCACGGAGCGGGTCGCCGACACGGTCAAGGAGGTCCACGAGCGGACGGGCATCGACCACTTCATGATCGACTCGATGTACGACGTGGACACCGTCGACGGGTCCATCGAGCACGCCCGGCAGATCCTCCAGCTCGTGGCGAAGGGCTGAGCCCTCGTCGTCCTGGGGCGCTGAGGGCCGGCGCCGGGAGGCCGGCGTGCGTCGGCCCGGTGGTGCGGCCCAGTGGTGTGGCGCGGTCCCGGTGAGGTTCGCTCGCCGGGACCGCGAGCCCGCGACCGCGCCGTGACGAACTCTGCCGTCTCGCCGGGACCCGGCCGACCACACCGCAACGAGACCGCGTGCGTCATCACGACCCGTTGACGACCACCTTCGTGATCCTGATGTCGCCCGAGAAGTCATCCGCCTGGGCGGCCGCCGGAATCGTGAGCGCGGACAGGGCGAGGGCCCCGGCGAAGCCTGCCACGGTGGTGCGGTGATGCATGAAGGCGTTTCCCCCATGCTCCAGCGCCTCAGGAACGTCCCGAGGCGGAGCTGATCATGCCCACCCGGTACGCGGATGGCACGGACATGACCATCAGGTCGCGGGAATGGTTGCCCATCGATCACACGGCTGCCAGGACGAGCGCGGGGCTCACGCCATCTTCCGGCCCGGTCTGCATCGACGCCGCCTCCCTCGCGCCGCAACTCGTCCTCGCCGGGCACGCGCCCGCAGACATCGCCCGCCTGCTCCGCGACCATCCCGCCACCGCCGAAAACCCCGACACCACCACGGCGTTCCTCGCCGCACTCACCTGCCACTGGCACCGTCATGCCCGCAAGCCCGCGCCCCCGGCGTCCCCGGACCGCGCGCTTACCAGCACCGCGCCGCCGCCGGTCTCGCTCTCCTCAGTTACCGCGTGGGGAACAGCGAATGGCTCCAAACCGGTTTCCGTAGGCAGCGACCCCTTCGGCCAACAACGCAGTGGAGCCCGGGCTTCGGTTCGGGCCCCACTGCTTCCGCCGCCTTGTGCCGTCAGGCCTCCGCCACCGAGATGGCCGCGAGGACGGTCCCGGCGATCTGTGCCACAGCGCCCTGACAGGTCGGGGGCGGTTCTTCGTCCTGGCCCATGGGGGCAGAAAGAGGACACGTTCGCGGTCTCTCAGTCGAGACAGAACTCGTTGCCCTCGATGTCCCGCATCACGAGGCACGACTCGTTGTCGTCGTCGGCGAGCAGCAGCCGTACGCGTACCGCGCCGAGCGCGACCAGTCGTGCGCACTCGGCCTCGAGTGCGGCGAGGCGCTCCTCACCCACGAGCCCGGTGCCGACCCGCGCGTCAAGGTGGAGCCGATTCTTGACGATCTTGCTTTCGGGCACGCGCTGGAAGAACAGCCGCGGGCCCGCACCCGAGGGATCAGCGCATGAGGCGAACGCCGGACCCTGCTGCTCAGGGAGCAGTGCGCGATCGAAATCGTCCCAAGTGGCAAACCCCTCCGGCGGCGGTGCGACGTACCCCAGCACCTCGCACCAGAAACGAGCGACGCGCTCAGGTTCCGCGCAGTCGAAGGTGACCTGGAACTGCTTGATCGATGCCATTGGCCCACCGCAGTGGCGCGGGCTGTTCACCGGGACCCCGGATGCCAGCCTCTCGCGGGTCGAGGTCTCGCGTGACATGAGTGGGTGACGCGCTGATCCGGGTCGCGTCCGGTCGTTGGATCGCGCCAGATCCTGTGAACTGCGCCGCCCTCGGTGAGGCGGAGACACTGGCGCCCGGCCCGGGTGAGGGTCACGGTGCGCGTGCTCGCGGCGGTTGCGAACCCGGCGGGCCTGGTGCCGGTGACGGACGCCGACCCGGCGAACTTCCCGGCTCCGGTGCGCGCGTACCCGTTCGAAGCCCACCCGACGGGGGTGTGCACCAGGGGCGGGAAACGCTGCACGAGCGTTTGCGTCGCCCGCCGCTCTCC
Coding sequences within it:
- a CDS encoding TIGR03619 family F420-dependent LLM class oxidoreductase → MKIGFALPQFHHQAYGVARTGTFAAAIEEAGGASLWVGDRNLAAVRPVVGYGGQGDTIPEELNPAADPFVLLGVAAAATSRVLLGSHVLVAPLYPPVQLARSLTTIDLISGGRLLPGFGVGWSPEEYQAAGLDFTRRGARMEELLDALDAIWTTDPAQYEGAQLSVPEHHSPLKPARQPRPPFYLGAMSERALRRVARRGDGWLPLIVVPGYVDIDGLVAQRSQLDELARQAGRDPQAIDTVLRVNIDAGTSTERVADTVKEVHERTGIDHFMIDSMYDVDTVDGSIEHARQILQLVAKG
- a CDS encoding VOC family protein — encoded protein: MASIKQFQVTFDCAEPERVARFWCEVLGYVAPPPEGFATWDDFDRALLPEQQGPAFASCADPSGAGPRLFFQRVPESKIVKNRLHLDARVGTGLVGEERLAALEAECARLVALGAVRVRLLLADDDNESCLVMRDIEGNEFCLD